The Mustelus asterias chromosome 23, sMusAst1.hap1.1, whole genome shotgun sequence genome window below encodes:
- the tedc1 gene encoding tubulin epsilon and delta complex protein 1 isoform X3: MDFYQLPADGTRGSRELLLVFSWLLQKIHLLEQLLNLHRMHVDDQASLCTCRQTIPIRSMERLDIQDGRHPMGMDVRYLQCLQGKLRFRWRSLYSVQQERCSALYKIHLYTRGCSSSQSLDHLSATETRLIQDPKQYTEFVQHLERENMHLEAYLEWKRLEPLYWQWMQSVLSAKLQDTQELLNVNIVPVTGHSLDQRGNCRESDLFREIDKLCGELLKLQSELQDRRTVKDERIKDKEQAMGDLTGQCEAMFLTQHDLEQKLAAVRARMNHERRRHCRVRLALRANSTSVRTKPPPTQHNSGSLTALEVITQLKDEAVVLTKELQELQQLSKEALGEILERLDGVICIPPMQR, from the exons ATGGATTTCTACCAGTTGCCAGCAGATGGCACTCGGGGTAGCCGGGAACTCCTTCTGGTTTTCTCCTGGCTACTGCAGAAAATCCACCTGTTGGAGCAGCTTCTGAATCTGCACAGGATGCATGTGGACGATCAGGCATCACTCTGCACG TGCAGACAGACTATACCTATCCGCTCCATGGAGAGACTGGACATTCAGGATGGTAGACACCCAATGGGAATGGATGTGCGATACCTGCAGTGTTTACAAGGGAAGCTGCGGTTCCGCTGGCGAAGTCTTTATAGTGTTCAGCAGGAGAGGTGTTCTGCTCTCTACAAG ATCCATTTGTACACCAGAGgatgcagcagcagccagagcttgGATCACTTGTCTGCAACTGAAACACGCCTGATCCAAGATCCTAAACAGTACACTGAG TTTGTGCAGCACCTGGAGCGTGAGAACATGCATTTGGAGGCTTACCTGGAGTGGAAGCGGCTGGAGCCCTTATACTGGCAGTGGATG CAAAGTGTGCTGTCTGCCAAGCTGCAGGATACCCAGGAGCTGCTGAATGTAAATATTGTACCAGTCACTGGCCACTCGTTAGACCAGAGAGGGAACTGCAGAGAAAGTGATCTCTTCAGAGAAATAGATAAACTCTGCGGTGAGCTGCTGAAACtgcaatcggagctgcaggaccgAAGAACGGTGAAAGATGAAAGG ATTAAGGACAAAGAGCAAGCTATGGGAGATCTTACAGGACAATGTGAAGCAATGTTCCTGACACAGCACGATCTGGAGCAGAAACTGGCAGCAGTGCGGGCCAGAATGAACCATGAGAGAAGACGACACTGCCGTGTTAGATTGGCATTGAGAGCCAACTCCACTAGTGTCAGGACTAAACCTCCCCCTACTCAACACAACTCTGGGAGTCTCACAGCATTAGAAGTGATCACGCAGCTAAAAGATGAAGCAGTTGTGTTAACCAAAGAACTCCAAGAACTGCAGCAACTTTCCAAAGAGGCTCTCGGAGAAATTTTAGAAAGGCTGGATGGAGTGATATGTATTCCTCCAATGCAGCGATGA